In Methylobacterium aquaticum, the following are encoded in one genomic region:
- a CDS encoding shikimate dehydrogenase: MAHGHARPILLGLIGSPIAHSASPAMHEAAAEAVGLTAHYQLVDVPGADDARLRTLLSSLAPIGFAGVNVTFPYKERVLPLLDDLSPGARAVGAVNTIVVRNGRLNGHNTDTTGFARALTQAFGPSPEGPVALIGAGGVGKAVAVALSHFPGLEVRLVDADPAKAEAVAALLDGHAALRVCRRVEEALEGARGVVNGTPVGMLPDRGTPVPFALLRPGMWVADAVYSPLWTPLLTEAARIGARTMTGRELAIHQALDAFALFTGREAPACAMERAFDRAVAPLAA, from the coding sequence ATGGCTCACGGACATGCCAGACCCATCCTGCTCGGCCTGATCGGCTCGCCGATCGCCCATTCGGCCTCGCCGGCGATGCACGAGGCCGCCGCCGAGGCGGTCGGCCTCACGGCCCATTACCAGCTCGTCGACGTTCCGGGGGCCGACGACGCGCGGCTGCGCACCCTGCTGTCGTCCCTCGCCCCGATCGGCTTTGCGGGCGTCAACGTCACCTTCCCGTACAAGGAACGGGTCCTGCCCCTCCTCGACGACCTGTCGCCGGGGGCGCGGGCCGTCGGCGCGGTCAACACGATCGTCGTCCGGAACGGACGGCTCAACGGCCATAACACCGACACGACCGGCTTTGCCCGCGCCCTCACCCAGGCCTTCGGGCCGAGCCCCGAGGGCCCGGTGGCGCTCATCGGCGCCGGCGGCGTCGGCAAGGCGGTCGCGGTGGCGCTGAGCCATTTCCCCGGCCTGGAGGTTCGGCTGGTCGATGCCGATCCGGCCAAGGCCGAGGCGGTGGCGGCGCTCCTCGACGGGCACGCCGCCCTGCGGGTCTGTCGCCGGGTCGAGGAGGCGCTCGAGGGCGCGCGCGGCGTCGTCAACGGCACGCCGGTCGGCATGCTGCCGGATCGCGGCACGCCGGTGCCGTTCGCGCTGCTCCGCCCCGGGATGTGGGTGGCCGATGCGGTCTATTCCCCGCTCTGGACGCCGCTCCTGACGGAGGCGGCCCGGATCGGCGCCCGCACCATGACGGGGCGCGAACTCGCCATCCACCAGGCCCTCGACGCCTTCGCGCTGTTCACCGGCCGCGAGGCGCCGGCCTGCGCCATGGAGCGGGCCTTCGACCGCGCGGTGGCGCCGCTCGCCGCCTGA
- a CDS encoding LysR family transcriptional regulator encodes MLTLRQIEVARAVMVTGTIAGAARLLNVSAPGISRLMKYTEASLGIRLFDRRAGRLVPSEQARHVFEQINAVFDKIEDLRFVLERTQGGAGQELLIGSVPSISHVMVPRAIERVRAAYPHLVIDINILKLEEAIDYLLLGKGEVVAMSYRLDHPALAFEPLARGGLFCIVPLDHPLAARTSISAEEIVRHPLIGIDPNDPYGRIMSDIFRERGLSYGITIRARFGSTVCSLVRAGLGIAVIDQFTIAYDAFPGIRVLPIDEAPVFETWIAMKAGTALSMFAGSFVRLLREEMARPGQAGRPDLRTVT; translated from the coding sequence ATGCTGACCCTGCGCCAGATCGAGGTCGCCCGCGCCGTGATGGTGACCGGCACCATCGCGGGCGCGGCACGGCTCCTCAACGTCTCGGCGCCGGGCATCAGCCGGCTGATGAAGTACACCGAAGCCTCGCTCGGCATCCGCCTGTTCGACCGGCGGGCCGGGCGGCTGGTGCCGTCCGAGCAGGCGCGCCACGTCTTCGAGCAGATCAACGCCGTCTTCGACAAGATCGAGGACCTGCGCTTCGTGCTGGAGCGCACGCAGGGCGGGGCGGGCCAGGAACTGCTGATCGGCTCGGTGCCGTCGATCTCGCACGTGATGGTGCCGCGCGCCATCGAGCGGGTGCGGGCGGCCTATCCCCATCTCGTCATCGACATCAACATCCTCAAGCTCGAGGAGGCGATCGACTACCTGCTGCTCGGCAAGGGCGAGGTGGTGGCGATGAGCTACCGCCTCGACCACCCGGCGCTCGCCTTCGAGCCGCTCGCCCGCGGCGGCCTGTTCTGCATCGTGCCCCTCGACCATCCGCTGGCCGCCCGGACCTCGATCTCCGCCGAGGAGATCGTGCGCCACCCCCTGATCGGCATCGATCCGAACGACCCCTACGGCCGGATCATGTCCGACATCTTCCGCGAACGCGGCCTGTCCTACGGGATCACGATCCGGGCCCGGTTCGGCTCGACGGTGTGCTCGCTGGTGCGGGCGGGCCTCGGCATCGCGGTGATCGACCAGTTCACCATCGCGTACGACGCCTTCCCGGGCATCCGCGTGCTGCCGATCGACGAGGCGCCGGTCTTCGAGACCTGGATTGCCATGAAGGCCGGCACCGCGCTCAGCATGTTCGCGGGAAGCTTCGTGCGGCTCCTACGCGAGGAGATGGCGCGGCCGGGCCAGGCGGGCCGTCCGGACCTGCGAACCGTAACATGA
- a CDS encoding glycosyltransferase family 4 protein, whose product MRVLFVHQNFPGQYRHVAPALAARPGTEVVALGINPAPAMPGVRHVRYTVAGRSTPGIHPPAADFETATLRGEAAARAALALKAEGFVPDVICGHSGWGETLFLKDVWPRARLLTFAEFFYSATGADSGFDPEFPAREGAAFRTRARNAGQLVAFEASDRLVSPTAWQASRIPAAFRDRLSVIHDGIDTDLLRPDASARITLGRDRLSLGGRDEVVTFVNRNLEPYRGYHSFMRALPEILRRRPKARAVIVGGSDTSYGARPPAGRTWREIFLDEVKAELDLSRVHFVGKIPYRDYVNLLQVSAAHVYLTYPFVLSWSMLEAMALGACIVGSATPPVQEVIRQGENGLLVDFFSPAGIAEAVVGALADPALVAPLRAAARRTALAYDLKRICLPAHLRLIETVAAGNGA is encoded by the coding sequence ATGCGCGTCCTCTTCGTCCACCAGAACTTCCCCGGCCAGTACCGCCACGTCGCCCCGGCCCTGGCCGCGCGGCCCGGCACCGAGGTGGTGGCGCTCGGCATCAACCCCGCGCCCGCGATGCCGGGGGTGCGCCACGTCCGCTACACGGTCGCCGGCCGCTCCACGCCCGGCATCCATCCCCCGGCGGCGGATTTCGAGACCGCGACCCTGCGGGGCGAGGCGGCGGCGCGGGCGGCGCTCGCGCTCAAGGCCGAGGGTTTCGTCCCGGACGTGATCTGCGGCCATTCCGGCTGGGGCGAGACCCTGTTCCTCAAGGATGTCTGGCCGCGGGCCCGGCTCCTGACCTTCGCGGAATTCTTCTACAGCGCGACGGGGGCCGATTCCGGCTTCGATCCGGAATTCCCGGCGCGCGAGGGCGCCGCCTTTCGCACCCGCGCCCGCAATGCCGGGCAGCTCGTCGCCTTCGAGGCCTCGGACCGGCTCGTCAGCCCCACCGCCTGGCAGGCCAGCCGCATCCCGGCGGCGTTCCGCGACCGGCTCAGCGTGATCCACGACGGCATCGACACCGACCTGCTGCGGCCCGATGCGAGCGCCCGCATCACCCTCGGCCGCGACCGGCTGTCCCTCGGGGGCAGGGACGAGGTCGTCACCTTCGTCAACCGCAACCTCGAACCCTATCGCGGCTATCACAGCTTCATGCGGGCTCTGCCCGAGATCCTGCGCCGGCGGCCGAAGGCCCGGGCGGTGATCGTCGGCGGCAGCGATACCAGCTACGGCGCCCGGCCTCCCGCGGGACGGACATGGCGCGAGATCTTCCTCGACGAGGTCAAGGCGGAGCTCGACCTGTCGCGGGTCCATTTCGTCGGCAAGATCCCGTATCGCGACTACGTCAACCTGTTGCAGGTCTCGGCGGCCCACGTCTACCTGACCTATCCGTTCGTCCTGTCCTGGTCGATGCTGGAGGCGATGGCGCTCGGCGCCTGCATCGTCGGCTCGGCGACCCCGCCGGTGCAGGAGGTGATCCGCCAGGGCGAGAACGGGCTCCTAGTCGATTTCTTCTCGCCGGCCGGGATCGCCGAGGCGGTGGTCGGCGCCCTGGCCGATCCCGCCCTCGTCGCGCCCTTGCGGGCGGCGGCCCGGCGGACCGCGCTCGCCTACGACCTCAAGCGGATCTGCCTGCCGGCCCATCTGCGCCTGATCGAGACGGTTGCCGCAGGGAACGGTGCGTGA